Proteins encoded by one window of Elephas maximus indicus isolate mEleMax1 chromosome 5, mEleMax1 primary haplotype, whole genome shotgun sequence:
- the LOC126077591 gene encoding fibroblast growth factor-binding protein 1-like yields MRIQSLALLSFLLLAAQMLLVEGKKERSRKKGHGLGHRSQPHMRPAKGRFLTPDQAECKWAVMEEGNGATLKVECTRAENHFSCYFAGNPHSCPEFVKKKRVYWKQIGRNLAQQMNICETSQNVLKTKLCGKEFPEAHLKMVNSTLIEKKEFTEKSVQPAVVPETKMMTTTTTPKPTVVLETKETTPADDQQQTMGINGPECEQDPDIQYQRKVAEEYCGESWASFCKFFLTMFQDKPCS; encoded by the coding sequence ATGAGGATCCAGAGCCTCGCCCTGCTCTCCTTCCTCCTTCTGGCAGCTCAGATGCTCTTGGtggaaggcaaaaaggaaagaagcaggaagaagggACATGGTCTGGGACACAGAAGCCAGCCACACATGCGCCCGGCTAAGGGCCGCTTTCTCACCCCAGACCAAGCAGAATGTAAATGGGCTGTGATGGAGGAGGGCAACGGGGCCACACTGAAGGTTGAATGCACCAGAGCAGAAAACCACTTCTCCTGTTACTTTGCCGGCAATCCGCACTCATGCCCAGAGTTTGTGAAAAAAAAGAGGGTCTACTGGAAACAAATTGGCCGGAACCTAGCACAGCAGATGAACATCTGTGAGACCTCCCAGAACGTCCTGAAGACCAAGCTGTGTGGAAAGGAGTTTCCGGAAGCCCATCTCAAGATGGTGAACTCCACTCTGATCGAAAAAAAGGAATTCACAGAGAAGTCTGTACAGCCAGCTGTGGTTCCAGAGACCAAAATGATGACCACCACTACCACCCCAAAGCCCACTGTGGTCCTTGAGACCAAAGAGACCACCCCAGCAGACGACCAACAGCAGACCATGGGCATCAATGGCCCTGAGTGCGAGCAGGACCCTGACATCCAGTACCAGAGGAAGGTGGCTGAGGAGTACTGTGGGGAATCCTGGGCCTCCTTCTGCAAATTCTTCCTCACCATGTTCCAGGACAAACCATGCTCCTGA